ACCCCTCTAAAGAGGTGATCACTGACATCAACCCAGCATGCAACTTACTCCAGAGGAGGTATTTCAAGTTACACTGCACCTTACTATAGGTCCTTCCCCTTTCTACAGATTCTGAATTTCCCTCAGGTTGTTCTAGTCTTTGTATAAGATATTGCATAGTTTGTAAGCATAGACATGACTAACACCATGAATGTACAGCAAGCTGGATGcaccacagctcagcagaagcAGGACACAGGGTGCAGTGCAGGGTCACATGTACCCctcaaaagctgatttttaactGGAGAACTACAGCAGGTTTCTATCTTCCACGGAATGTCAGCTCTCATGGGAATACAAATGAAAGCCAGTAGAGCTAAGACTAAAGGCAggtattttgtgtgttttatcCATGGTGCACTCCACAGGTGCAGAGTAAGTGCAATGCACACCATGAATGTCCTCTGAATGCCTGTGATACAAAGCAGCAGCTACCACAGGCTGAGCCCTTGTACTTACATTGTACCATTACATACTCCAGCACAGTACTTCCTACTGAAAGTCCTTGGAACACTCACCATTCTCATTTTACActgtgggagaaaaaagaaagagttcTCCAAATCCCCAATCCCATTCTCCTCTCTAAAATGAGCATCACCTGGGGTATACATTACAGTGGATTTAAATGAGGAACCCTACAAAGCATTACACcctgcaatattttttaaacaggttTGATGATTATGCTTAGCTTACAGCTGTGCTTCAGAATAAAGGCAAATTTAGCTAATTGCCTGCAATCTAATTTTCCCACATTCATACACAGCAGCTTCCCAGTTCCAGTGGTGTGGGGTAGGCATTGAAAGCCCCATTATTACCCCAACAACTCAGAGGACTCTCAGGAACATGTATTGGCAGAGGTCTGAACTGATACCTGATCTGATTACAagttttttttatcttatttaaagaaaacagacctagttctgtgctgcaggcaaGGAACATCAAGAGCCAtgtccctgctgcagtgtgagaaccttccactgccagcaccagcctctccctccctgctcacaTCCCAGGTCTGAAGGGCTGAAATCTGGTCTCTGATGAGCAGGTGCTCAGCCTCAGATCAAACTGGAACATACAACAGGATGGGGCTTCTACCAAAACTCGTCAGAGCCTTCTCTCTGTAGAGGTAGAGTGATTGGAAACAACACCACAGGCTCTTTTAAATCCTCAAGAAACTGCTGCCAGGAGACATTTGCTGCTGGCCAACCGTGAAAGCAACAACACAGTTACCTCGTACCTGTTCAGATCTCCTAGATGTAACTGtgtaaacattttctaaatCAGATCTAAAGACCATAAGATTCCTAAATAAAACCTAGTGAACTTCAGTACAAGCAGCTGTAGCATGCTGAAGGAACTTGCAgctttttacaattttttcttgTACTGACATGTTAATGTAAGCATTGCCTAACAGAGGTAGCTTTTACTTCAGAAATACCTTGAaaacttttgtattttaactATTTGTGAAACCATTGGTCAGAACAGAGGACACCACACACCTGGAGTAAAACACAGGTACAAGTCAAACATTTAGTCTATGCCAGCTACctttaaaaagttattatttaGCACTTGGGTATCATTTCAAGTGAGGAAATACTCAACAGGCTCAATACTCTAGGCTACCACCTTGTTTGACATCAGTCTCTTCCCTACCTAAAGTTACACATGTCCCTGTTTCCTTTCCAAATACACAGTTTAAATAGTAAACATTGAGGTCTAGAAAAAGATTGTTCTGTTCTGCCCAGAAGTTAAACAGAACAGGATTAAGGTACAGGATTAACATCCCAAAGATGTTtcatcatgatttttttttttctatttatagcTCCTTGGTGAGTCTGAGATAAGTTAAGACACTGTTACAGGTTGATCAACCTGATGTTTAGAAGAGAGGCACTCAGAATTAAATTTCCACAGATATCCAATGGCAAGTCAGTAGTAGAGAAGCTAAAAGTGCCACTACTCTGCATCTCCTAATTGCATATATTAAAAGGGAAACCTCAAAGCTTTGTATTATGAGTTACAAATGCAACTCTTCTACATTGCATATACTGTACCTGCAGCAAATGTTTGCAGTAAGCAGAAGTTCACATCTCTATCTTCACCTCATTAATGGAAAAGCAATTATTTCAAACTAATTCATTAATAAATAACAATTTCTACACAAGTTTGATGAGCTGACAAAGCTCAAAAGCCAGCAGTGTCCACATGCAGGGTCTTGAAGCAGTTTAGCATTAAACAATGTGCCCTAAGACAGATTCCACCCGTTGTAAATGCACACGTTGAGAAATGCCCAGGTCAAGGAGGTgagggatttctttttctgaagaacaaTCAGAGTATTTTCCAGATGTGTGAAAGCCTCTGTTTGCTTCAGTTCACAATGACTGTCAGTATTTAGCCTCTGGTTCATCTGCATCACTTGCCTCTGTTTCGCTGCTCTGGGAAAAATCTTGTGGAGTTTCTACTCTGTCCAGTTCCAGAAAACTCGTAATGAGTTTGGCAACTGCCTCCACATCACTGTGGATAAAGAAGAAACAAGGGAAGAGTTAGTGGAACTGTGGTGCTGACAAGAGCAGGCATGTTAATTCCCGAGAATAAGTGCCTCAAGGTAAAGTCATATGGGCATAGAGGGTATGGCTGACAGCATGCCACACCAAGCCATTCCCTCCACATCAgccctctccccagcccctgctgcaaGGTTCCTTATTATCAACGCTTAAGATAAATTTTTTGTTAACTAATACACCAAAAGTTTGCAAAGTAGAATTAATCCCCTGTGCCATTGCTTCGCTGAGGAAGACAGGAAGACAACTGTCTGGAAGACAACTCCAGTAACATGCAGCACCAAGGGGATCTCAGATACCTACACACAATCCTGATCAATGGTGTTACCCAAAGGTCTGTAAATGAAAACACGATGGGCTTTAAAAGCTTAAACTGAATAACACAAGGTCACACCAGAAGGTCTGAAAGCCGAGCTTAGTCACAACAGCTGGCAGTCAGTGACCCACATGACGGGCAGTTCCCACTCACAGACTGCAGTTACAAAGCCCACAGCGCACCTTCTGCAGCCCAGCACCGCGCTCTGTGTGAGCGGGTGTGAGAAGCCGGTGGCGAAGCGCAGCACCACCAGGTGACCCTTCCCGAAATAGCGCACGGCCTCCTCCTCCACGTTCACATCCCGGATCTCGTTCAGCACGGCCACCACTGCACAGACAAAGGGCACTGTCAGCACGACTGCACACCCTCAGCGCTGccagggggacagggaccctGCCGCCACCCCACACAACCAGGgcactcctgctgcagcacacagctgctgagctgctcgGGCAGGAGAAACGTGCACAGGGTGTAGCTGTGACAGGCCCCAAGGAAAAACATACAGCCAGCCAGGCACTGGGGAGCAATCCATTATTAATTCTGTTTCCCACTGCTTTAATGGCAGttttaagtttaaaattaagttttattttcGGTATGGAGCAGGCAAACAGGTGTTCAGTTTACTGAGATTgaacaaatactgaaatatgtAACTGCTCAAAGCACCTGCTGATCTCTGCATCCTCACATGAATGGTAACTAAACCAGATATTATCAAAGAGGAGGAGATATCCTCAGCTCTCCATTGCAATCGTGTATCCCAAAGCAAAGTTCAGAAACATTAAACATCCTTCTCTCCACATCTTTAATCTTCTATCTCGAGAATGAACTCTTTAAAAACCAATTTGCTTAAGGTCATTCCAAATTTGGCCACTCTTCTGACCTTATTGAGAGCTGGTTCTATTTACATCAGGGAGTAGAACCAGAACTGACATAGAAGAGGATCCTGCTTTTACAACAGAATAAAAGATCCTCGTTTGCAATAGAGCCACCAACTCACCTTGACTTAACCAAGTCACAGACTATACTGCAACTTCTGTTAATCCAAGAGGAAGCCCAAAGGACAACAGATCCTGCATTAAACTGAGCCTCCTGAAACAGTCTGctttaaatacacattttgtaTCTGCAGGATGCAACATGCCTGCTTGCATATGGCATCTAAACCTTTGCCTGCTCCCCAAAGCAGATGACATTACAGGAATCTCAACTTCTGGATCCAAAACTAAAATCTCTCCACCAGtcccagctgccaggcaggCTAGCCAAGGGCAAGGTAAACACATTAACATCCCAAAGGAATGACTAAGATTATTATGGAAAGCAATGTGTAGGCCTACTTACCTTggattaaaataattaacaagaTGCATTCAGCACAATGAGAAAAAGCACTTGTGCCCAGAGAGGCAGATTGTTACATCTGCTGCTTGGGAACAAAGCAGATCTGGAAGCAGATGTGACTTAATTTGAGTACAGAACTCCAGAGAAGCTATTAAATGGGCTCATATCcatctcttctgctgctcaCCACATTTTCTACCACAGATGCTCTTTCTCACCTTGTTCATTGCCTCCTTTTGACAAGGTCAGTATTTTTTTGTAGAGATTGAATGTTTTTAGGCAGATTGTTCCCTTGTTCTTATCAAATATAGCTTCCtgtaaaattgaaaaataaaagttaacaTCTTCTTGAAAACACCATCACCAGCTATGcttcaaagtaaaataaaaatagttctACAGGAAAATAATCTTGGTAAATAGCTAGTTTAGAGACATTCCTCTATTACTAGACTGTGAAAATGACAGTCTTGCTCTTGGTTTTAACAGAAACTTGACCACATCTCTTGTGGTGACTTTTCTAGAAGGGGGTTAAAAGTGGATTCATTGCCCTTCTTGCCACATTCCTCATGTAATAAAAACTTTGCCTGGAATCAAATTTGAACACTAAGTTGTAGCTCCTGTAATTTTTACTTCTGATGAATTCAACATTCCAGGGCTGTGGTCTATGGGCCAGGCTCACACAGACCTCAAATATCCCTGCCAGGCAATGAAAAGATGATCTCGTTCTCTTTAGGTGAGCTGCTCATTCTAACACAACTCAGGTCAGCAGGGTGACAAGGTGCCTTATTGCTCTCAAATCAACATCCACATGATTCTAAACCAGCTTGTCCCAGAGGAAAAAGGCTGAGCAGCCTGGAAGGTTAGAGCTCCTTTATTTAGTGGTTGCTCTGTCATTAGCTTGAAGGCTAAGTTCAAAATCACGTTGTGCAGCTGAATGTCCCAGCCACCCTCCCTCTTTTATATAAGAGAGAACATTTTGGGCCAAGTCTCCCCTTAAAAACACCCGTATGTTTAGCTTCACATTTTCATGCTTGTGTAGTCAAAGAATTATTGCCCTAATTCTAGTCCTAGTATAGCAACCCAGAGGGTTTCCTCAAAACCAAAAGAATAATTTGTCTGTTTGGACTGAGCAAGTGCGTGGGGCTGCTGGAATCAGCATCTGCAACTGCTTCCTACTCACAGACTCTCATTTCCTAAGCTCAGCATCTTACCTCCCACTGCTCCAGATTCTGGGCTGCCACAAAGAAACACCCAGCCATGTAGAAGAGCTTCCATGCCAAGCTGTCTGAACAATGCAAAAAATGCACAAattgagcttttttttccccccttctttgGTATTCAAACAATCCTGAAAGCAACACGCTTCcttt
The sequence above is a segment of the Sylvia atricapilla isolate bSylAtr1 chromosome 18, bSylAtr1.pri, whole genome shotgun sequence genome. Coding sequences within it:
- the CYBC1 gene encoding cytochrome b-245 chaperone 1, producing the protein MYMLVEKRTNSHLHLKRSPGIRSWSLCVGIASIGLAAAYYSADSLAWKLFYMAGCFFVAAQNLEQWEEAIFDKNKGTICLKTFNLYKKILTLSKGGNEQVVAVLNEIRDVNVEEEAVRYFGKGHLVVLRFATGFSHPLTQSAVLGCRSDVEAVAKLITSFLELDRVETPQDFSQSSETECKMRMVSVPRTFSRKYCAGVCNGTM